From the Homo sapiens chromosome 1, GRCh38.p14 Primary Assembly genome, one window contains:
- the KISS1 gene encoding metastasis-suppressor KiSS-1 preproprotein, whose translation MNSLVSWQLLLFLCATHFGEPLEKVASVGNSRPTGQQLESLGLLAPGEQSLPCTERKPAATARLSRRGTSLSPPPESSGSPQQPGLSAPHSRQIPAPQGAVLVQREKDLPNYNWNSFGLRFGKREAAPGNHGRSAGRG comes from the exons ATGAACTCACTGGTTTCTTGGCAGCTACTGCTTTTCCTCTGTGCCACCCACTTTGGGGAGCCATTAGAAAAGGTGGCCTCTGTGGGGAATTCTAGACCCACAG GCCAGCAGCTAGAATCCCTGGGCCTCCTGGCCCCCGGGGAGCAGAGCCTGCCGTGCACCGAGAGGAAGCCAGCTGCTACTGCCAGGCTGAGCCGTCGGGGGACCTCGCTGTCCCCGCCCCCCGAGAGCTCCGGGAGCCCCCAGCAGCCGGGCCTGTCCGCCCCCCACAGCCGCCAGATCCCCGCACCCCAGGGCGCGGTGCTGGTGCAGCGGGAGAAGGACCTGCCGAACTACAACTGGAACTCCTTCGGCCTGCGCTTCGGCAAGCGGGAGGCGGCACCAGGGAACCACGGCAGAAGCGCTGGGCGGGGCTGA
- the GOLT1A gene encoding vesicle transport protein GOT1A isoform X1 produces MISITEWQKIGVGITGFGIFFILFGTLLYFDSVLLAFGNLLFLTGLSLIIGLRKTFWFFFQRHKLKGTSFLLGGVVIVLLRWPLLGMFLETYGFFSLFKGFFPVAFGFLGNVCNIPFLGAVQKEGMELSN; encoded by the exons ATGATCTCCATCACCGAATGGCAGA AGATTGGTGTGGGGATCACCGGTTTCGGCATCTTCTTCATCCTCTTTGGAACACTCCTGTACTTTGATTCCGTGCTCCTGGCCTTTGGAAAC CTGCTGTTCCTGACGGGCCTGTCCCTCATCATTGGCCTGAGGAAGACCTTTTGGTTCTTCTTCCAACGGCACAAACTCAAGGGAACCAGCTTCCTCCTGGGGGGTGTGGTTATCGTGCTCCTACGCTGGCCCCTCCTCGGCATGTTCCTGGAAACCTACGGATTCTTCAGCCTCTTTAA GGGCTTTTTCCCTGTCGCCTTCGGCTTCCTGGGCAATGTCTGCAACATCCCCTTCCTGGGTGCG gtccagaaggaaggaatggagcTGAGCAACTGA
- the GOLT1A gene encoding vesicle transport protein GOT1A: MISITEWQKIGVGITGFGIFFILFGTLLYFDSVLLAFGNLLFLTGLSLIIGLRKTFWFFFQRHKLKGTSFLLGGVVIVLLRWPLLGMFLETYGFFSLFKGFFPVAFGFLGNVCNIPFLGALFRRLQGTSSMV; the protein is encoded by the exons ATGATCTCCATCACCGAATGGCAGA AGATTGGTGTGGGGATCACCGGTTTCGGCATCTTCTTCATCCTCTTTGGAACACTCCTGTACTTTGATTCCGTGCTCCTGGCCTTTGGAAAC CTGCTGTTCCTGACGGGCCTGTCCCTCATCATTGGCCTGAGGAAGACCTTTTGGTTCTTCTTCCAACGGCACAAACTCAAGGGAACCAGCTTCCTCCTGGGGGGTGTGGTTATCGTGCTCCTACGCTGGCCCCTCCTCGGCATGTTCCTGGAAACCTACGGATTCTTCAGCCTCTTTAA GGGCTTTTTCCCTGTCGCCTTCGGCTTCCTGGGCAATGTCTGCAACATCCCCTTCCTGGGTGCG CTGTTCCGGAGACTTCAAGGCACTAGCTCGATGGTCTGA